TTTTGTTTCAGGTTAAATGAAGCGTTTCACTTTTAAATGGAGCAGCTGGTTTGCTGAAGATCTCTTTTGTGGAACAGGCTTGTGAAGGAAGTAATTTCAAATGGGAAAATTGGCATTCAAAATCGGTTTCAAATTTTCAGGGGTTTTCTCCCCCAGCAAACTTTAAGTGATTTTTCAAGTGAACAGCAAAGTGTTGAAGCATTGCTGAACTTGCCTTCTCTAAACAAAATTTTGGCTGCTAAAGGGTTGAGTGACTTTCCATGGACAGAGGTGTGAGCCCTCCTGGAGGGCAGCAACTCCACATGTGCTTTCCTTCTTGCACCCAACACACCCTCCGCTGGCTCCTTCAGCAGCTGCATTTACAAATGAAGTGTTTCACCTACATTCCACATTTTACCCTTCCAAGCACCTTGAGGCTGAAGTTCACTTTACAGACTCACAAATAATTATGTGGCGAtttcaaacttttaaaaagaaaatgcattgcaGGTTTGTGCTTAAAAAATGCAACCTCTTTCCTCCCCCAGAACAATGCATAATGAAACAGATTTCCCTGTTAGCAGATATCTTTGCTACTGAAGGTGACAAGGGGTCCAAGAGAAGTGATCTGGCCACTGCAGACCCTCGCAGTCAGAATATTAACAGTGCAAAAAGCTGgtttctgatgaaaaaaaaggaaccagCAGTACCTGAGGTGATGCTAGGAGATTACAGACGGCTAGTGTGAAAAGGCACAGAGATAGATGACCTCCGGGTTAGAAGTATAGTTGGTCACGTGTCACATTGAGCATTTTCTAAGCATGGCATGTAtagaacctgaaaaaaaatctttattttctttgatcaAAAATACGTATAGAAATGCCTGTTTCAAGGAAAAtatcatacatttttttcttgtttaacaaaataaattaaatatacatGACTTCTGTTTAAACTCTATATAGAATTACAAAGGTTTTATATTTGCAATTGGATTTATTTCCAGTCCATATAGCTATTTAATATGgtccttatttattttctcttttttctgatttcactGTTACTTGAACCGCAACAAAGTTGTATCATTTCCAAAATGTTATCTGAGGGAAGGGGACAACCACACACACAACCTAggtgaatatttttcaaatgcatttttttctaccaggtaattatttcattctctttgtttcttactcttttttcatgtattttgcattgacGTAGAAAAATCCAGTAGCTTGTCACTGTGAGCCATCAGAGAAGGACAgcgtgtttttctttcttcaccatCAGCAGttcaattattattattatttattattattatttattaaatataaatataaaggTGTTCTGTACAAtgttcctctttccttccttctttttttctggcagtGGCACTGAGTCACAGGACCTGGGGAGTGATCTGCAGAACCGCCCCCCCGGGAAATACGACTTCTTCAATTTGCAGAAATCAAACCAACCAGCTTGGTTAGCTTTGCAGACAAAATGACTGTGACTGAGAATCATTCAGTCTTTCATGTCATGAATAGAAATTAGTTTTCCAGCCCtcttgcattattttttcccctggaaaagGTGAATTCGTTGTGTCCTGGTGCTTTGGCACTAAACCTCAAGTACTTCAGAGCTCAAGTGATTCAGAGTGGGACAGGTCTGGGGGCTCCCCACTGAAACAAGTAATGTGCAGCAGGCACAGGAACAGCAGTGCCCATCCAGAAAAGCACTATGGTTTTCTCTTGAtcttcctgctcctgctccttttAGCAACACAAGGAATGAGGTGGTAGTTCACATCCCTCGGTCCTGTCTCATTTGTTGCCACCTTGATTAAAAAATCCAGGAAGGCTCCACTGTTGGAGGTGGCTGCCTCTCTGCTGAGATTTGGAGTTCCTTCATTATTCCTCGGCTACATCCTGAttgcaataattaaaaaaacaaaacctcttttctgtctttctctattatatatatatttatatagataGGTATagatatatacacatatatatacacacacatacacacacgcaTATAcaattatatatatgtatatatatttaaaatcatatatataatcttttctgtctgctttgcCTTATTGCTGGCAGTGCGAGCTGACTTGGAGCAGTCTTTTCTGAGGTACCACGAGGAAAAGCCCAAAGGAGCTACTGTACACGGCTGCCCTCTTAGCACTGGTACTGGATGTGCTGGTGCTGATGGACTTTGCCTTCCACGTGCGAGTGGGTGTGGGTGTGGATGTCCGTATAAATCTTTGGGTACATTTTGGATGCCATAGGTGGGGCGAGTGCAGGCCCTTGGGAAAGtaaatgctgctgctgggcaACATATTCCTCATAGTTTATGGAGGAGATGCAGTCTTTGTCGGGGACCTGGGAGACGCAGATCCTGTCCCGGGGCTGCGGCCGGTGCACgggagcagcagctggtggggagcagggTTTCTTCTTGGTCTGGCAAAGCCACAGGAGGATTGTTCCAAAGATGAAGACAGCTCCAGCAGGGATGCCAATGATCACAGGCCAGGGAAGGCTGCTGGCCGAGGAGGGGGGCACAGGTGCACTTGGAGGCTTGGGATCTGGACATTACGGCAGGAGGGAAACAGAAAGAGTTAATTAAATGCAGGCGAAGTGAATTCAAAACAGATGTCACACTTGGGCTGGCTTTTGTACAGGCTGTCTGGCAACCCTGCCAGACCAAGTAACAAGGGAGAAATCAAGCCAGCACATGATGTTTGGtaactgctttgcttttcagtgctCCTGGAAGGACAAGCAACTCATTCTCTCTGGTTTAGGGGTCGGGAGGGGAGTCTTTGGGGAATAGTTTAACTTTCCGATCCAAACCTTAATGGACGCTCTAGAAACAGTCCAAAAGAGTTTCCTAACACTCTCACTCTGCAACAGACTGGGTGCCACTGCCCAGGTCAGAGGACACAACACAGAACGTGTCAGTAATACATCCATGTCAGCAGCCCAGGAGGCATGATTGGGTTGTGCAGAGTAATGGCACTTTGCCCATTTGCTTCTGCAAGGTGTAGCTGTGCCTGCGTGAGCTTTAGACACTATTTAGTACCCCCATCTAGCAATACTGGAGCTACTCAGCAATGCTCCACCATGGCAGGCAGCATGAATGTGGTGGTTTGGAGGTGTCTCTTGAGTTTTTTGTGTTGCTGGGAGGAAAACCAAAGGATGGGAAAAACATAGGTGAGCTCCTATCTCCTTTGTGGTGCCCAAGTCATGGAGAACTGAAAGTTCACACAGCACTGAAGTGTGTGCCCATCTCCCTAGGCCAAATTGGCTCTACTCCACCAGTCTCTTTGGAGCTACCTTTGGCTTCCCAAGAGCAGTAAATTCAGCAACCGGAGGACAAAAGATGCTTCAGACAGCATCTTTCACACACATCTTCTCTTCTGTTGGCAGGCTGTATAGCCCTGAGCAGCCACTCCAGTTTCTAAGCTTGATCTCTTGATTTATAGACAAAAAAGGAGTCCTGGGGTAGGATCCTAGCTATGAAAATCCCCATCTAGATGACTACCAGTTGGGATTTCCAAAGCTCTGCAAAATACCTGGGGACAGAATTCAGCTTGTAGGGAGACACTCAAAATTCAAAAACTGCAGGTTGTCCACATCATCTGATATGTTATATTCAAATACATATCACTTAACTTTCAAGCCAAAACTCTTTTAAGATACTaatgtcttttttctctccttaacAAACAATCCTATGGCTAGTTTGAAATATCAAATATAGACCATGTGGTGTCTTTGAAATCAGAAGGACCTATACTGTTGACCTCAATAGACAAAACTTTGATTCATCATCACTAGAAATTGCAGAGTAATTTAGGCTGGAATGGGagtctggaggtcatctggtccaacctcctgctcaaagcaagaCAGGATCAGAGAACTGACTCATGAGCTGACCACAAAGAGGCTTCATGTCGCTTAgcagaaattttcttctgggCTGGAATGATAGTGTTTTGATATTCATCCATGCTGTTCCTCTTGTCTTCTTGTCTAATCTGGTAGATTTACAAGCAAAACGGTGTTTTTCTAACTCATGGCCTTGCAACTACATCTATGCCTCTGAGGGCAAGCTGGGTTCTCCTTCTTCGTCACTGCCAATAACAATAGGTCTGCAGGGTCTGGTTCTGGTATGAGGCCTCATTATAGTCCCATTTAAATCAATGGAAAGTCTCCCACTGATTTAAGTGGAAGCTGGATTAGACTCTCATAGTTCAGAAACTCCCAGAGGCTTTGAGTTATATCCCACCCACACAGTTTTTTCCTTGGGACTGACAGGCTTTCTGGTTGGAATTTAGTCCTAAATCTAAGCGATGCAGAAGAAGACGCCAACATTATTCTCTTACTTGGCAACCCACAGTCAGTATCTAAATTCAAGCCAGTAATTCTCAATGGCTGCTGAGATATCAGTGAGCAGAAGAAGCCAGGCAACCTTAGTTACACAGTCACAAGCACTTTCCCCACTACCTACACAGAAAACCAGTTCTAACAGCATGGCAGAGTTAATGAACTCTGTCTCTCACTGGTGTCTTGACTGGAGACACCCCATTAGATCTGATAGATAAAACGTTCTGATATTGGCTCCAGTTCCCACACTCTCTTAGCTGTGATAACCTTCTGGTggtgaagggaagaaaaagcagcaggactGATATTTGTCCTAAAACTGAAGGATCTGAAGCTAGATTCAAATGACAAGATGAGGCAGAAAGAAATGCCCTTTTCAACAAAACCTGTTTAGCAGAGCAAAATTCCACAGTCAGGAGACAAAGGAGTAAATGACAAAGTGAGGATGTGCCTCAAACACACTCGATACAGCCTCAGTTCGACATGGCCACCAGCCTCTAGgcctgggagaggaggaagcagctGTGAATTTGGTAAAAGGGTCCCCAGGGGATCACTGGTAAGAATTTAACTAATCAATCATTCTCTCTttcacacttttctttttcttcccttgtgaCTCGGACaggttttattcttctcttgtttTATTGTATGTTGTATCATTGTTTCCTTTTACAAGTAAGAGCAgtataaataaaagcaagagaaaggagaaatgtaAGGGAATGGCGTTGCAAACTGTGCTGCAATTCAGTTCCTCTGTGCCATCCTGCACCCTGTCACTGATGTGATGTGTTGTAATGCCTGCAACTGCAGTATCCTTTCCCAGCAACTATTTCATATGGGAGCagatctttcattttatttcacctTGCTGGAATCATTATTCCCCatgaagggagaaaaggaaacaccATCAAGAGGATTTCTGCAGGGATTAATTTAAATCAGTGCTGATTTAGTCACTCACTAATTTTTATAACAACTGGGCTAGCCTAAATCACTACAGCATCACGGATGACTGTGAAGCTCAACGGGCATCAGTAGTTGTATTAATAAATAACACGATGCAGTCAATTGGTTCAGAtggaaggtaagaaaaggcaTAACTCACCTGGCAGGACTGTGAGAAAGGCACTGCGAAAGCTGTAGCCCATGGTGTTTGCCCCTAGGCAAATGTACATCCCTGCATCCTCTTCCTTGGCTCGAGTAATCATCAGTTTGTTCAGATAGGAACCATCAGGACGAGACCAGACCTCCCCTGTGGGCAGCACAACAAACTTCTGTCCCCCAACGTCAATGGTTGAGTTGTACTTGCTCTCTGTGCCGTACTCCACCCTTTTCAGCCACTGGATGACAGGTTTGACATCGCTGCGGACTTTGCACTGGAAAGACGTGGTCCCACCATAGTCAACTGTCGTGTTGACAGGGTGTGTCCCTGTCAGGATGGGTTTGGACCTCGTCCTCTCTGCAAAAAAACACACAGGGAGCTCCATAAAAAAGGGGATTTGCCAATCTCATTAACTTCTGAttgcagaaacagaaggaaaaggcatAGAAGGGATGAAAAATAATTgtctagtccaactccctgctccaAGGCAGGCTGAGATTTCTGCAGACCTTTCCTGATATAAATTTGCCCAGCCTCTGCCAAAGCCTCTAGTGGTAGATGCTCTCTGGTCTCTCCAGACAACTATTCCATTGTCTGAAGCTTAGCAAGTAATTTTTCATGCCTAACCTGAATCCTCTTGTTTCTAACAAGGTAGTTACTTGCTCTGTTTGCATCAGACCTGAAGAAAAGTTTGCTTTCCCTCTTAGCCCTTATATTTTGGAAGATTTTCTTCAGCTCTCTCCTCTGTACACTGAACAATCCTCACAACTGCTAAGCAAACAGTGTCGTAAGAATCTCCTATAGATaagttttttctgtctttgccaTATTTCCACTCTCTCAAGTCACCCAGGAAGCACTGATATTTGGGTACCCGGTTTGCAGGCACTACCTATGTCAAACAAGGCCTTTCTGCTCCTGGGAAAGTATTGTAATTCCAGTCTGGACTGCTGAATTTCCACACTGCATTGTTGTATGTGGCAGCTATGAGATGATAAAATGATCCATCTTTCCTTGTACTCCTACTTATCCCTGTGTTTCAGGGACTATGTCCCAAAATAACGGTATTTTAATGATGTACCTTGACCTACAAGGTCAGAGGCTGCAATGATCTTTCTTGTCTTGACCAGAGGAGGATAAATGGTCTGATACTAGCCAAAAATGGCAAAACCCATTTCAGGATTAAATTTGGGCAATAGTACAGGTCTGAACACAAAAGAAGTGGACTATTTAACTGTAAATGTTCGCTTGATATAGACTCTGATGAAGTTTTGTCAATGTTTATAAATAACTGAAAGAAGGGTGTAAAGAAGATGAAGCCAGGCTTTTTTCCAGTGGTGTCCAGAGACAGGATCAGAGGCAATGGGAACAAACTGAAGCACAGGAGGATCGCCCTGAACAttagaaaacacttttctgctgtgagggtgtcTGAACATtgccacaggttgcccagagaaattgcgGCATCTCCACCCTTGGTGATATTCAAAACCCAGCTGGATCTAGGTGACCCTGCTCGAGCACAGAGGGTTAGACTAGACAACcttcagaggtcccttccaacctcagccattctgtgattctgtcaggCTGTGTCTCTTAGCACCATGTCTGGTAGGGTCCAATTTACCAGGGAATATAACAGAAACTTATGTGTTTTTAGACACAACCACATATCTACTGAGAGTCCACACCAGAACCAGTGTGGCCACCCCCAGTTTGAGGACAGCGAGGGGTGGGATAAAACATACTCCTGCTACTTTTAGTCTTCCCAGACACTCTGTAAGGATAGGCAGATGGTAAGAAGCCCCTTCTTTCACAGACTAATGGCAGGCTATGGATATTGCCTTATCTTTTATTTGGGAGTCCTTCAGGAAatatgtgtcatctctgtagctGGGCCTGGTAGCTGCCCATGGGGACCAAACTTCACTGGAAGCCATCCCATGCCATCCCATTGTTGGGGGAGCTGAGACCATAGGCACTACCGGTGagcaatatagaatcatagaatcacgaggttggaaaggacccactggatcatcgagtccaaccatcagatCTTCACTTTATCCTCACctctctgcttttattatttcttttgttaacATAATCATCCCCACACTTGCAATGGAGGAAATTTTTGTGGAGAAAATGCTCAGaaggcttttgcttttctggcCAATAGcaaaatctttcctttctcaCAAAAATTTCTGCTTCAAGTCTCAGCTGATGAAGTAAAATATGAAGGTAGGAAAGGAAATCAAACACAAGAGATTCACAAGACTATCCTTTCCAGCATGATTATATGCCTTAGATTGTGTCAACACCACATAaagtcaaaggaaaaatatatccCTCATTCTGAGGaaagtttaggtttttttttttagtgctagCATCAGAGAAATCAGCCACAGTTTCCAGACAAGGAGGTACTGCAAACCTTTATCCTAGGCACAGAGAGAAATTATGCTGTCACTGTGTGTGGCAACTGC
The window above is part of the Phaenicophaeus curvirostris isolate KB17595 chromosome 4, BPBGC_Pcur_1.0, whole genome shotgun sequence genome. Proteins encoded here:
- the FGFRL1 gene encoding fibroblast growth factor receptor-like 1 isoform X2 — encoded protein: MELQLALLFAGIVAFSDSARGPPRIADKVIHRQSVRLGRTIKLLCPVEGDPPPLTMWMKDGRTIHSGWTRFRILQQGLKIKEVESEDAGTYICKATNGFGSTNVNYTLIVIDDASSGKDSQVPEGSNGEYEDHSGKQWARPRFTQPAKMRRRVIARPVGSSIRLKCVASGNPRPDITWLKDNKPLTPQEIGENKKKKWTLNLKNLKPEDSGKYTCRVFNKVGEINATYKVEVIQRTRSKPILTGTHPVNTTVDYGGTTSFQCKVRSDVKPVIQWLKRVEYGTESKYNSTIDVGGQKFVVLPTGEVWSRPDGSYLNKLMITRAKEEDAGMYICLGANTMGYSFRSAFLTVLPDPKPPSAPVPPSSASSLPWPVIIGIPAGAVFIFGTILLWLCQTKKKPCSPPAAAPVHRPQPRDRICVSQVPDKDCISSINYEEYVAQQQHLLSQGPALAPPMASKMYPKIYTDIHTHTHSHVEGKVHQHQHIQYQC
- the FGFRL1 gene encoding fibroblast growth factor receptor-like 1 isoform X1; this translates as MNYKSERTIARTTTQSDLVFKMELQLALLFAGIVAFSDSARGPPRIADKVIHRQSVRLGRTIKLLCPVEGDPPPLTMWMKDGRTIHSGWTRFRILQQGLKIKEVESEDAGTYICKATNGFGSTNVNYTLIVIDDASSGKDSQVPEGSNGEYEDHSGKQWARPRFTQPAKMRRRVIARPVGSSIRLKCVASGNPRPDITWLKDNKPLTPQEIGENKKKKWTLNLKNLKPEDSGKYTCRVFNKVGEINATYKVEVIQRTRSKPILTGTHPVNTTVDYGGTTSFQCKVRSDVKPVIQWLKRVEYGTESKYNSTIDVGGQKFVVLPTGEVWSRPDGSYLNKLMITRAKEEDAGMYICLGANTMGYSFRSAFLTVLPDPKPPSAPVPPSSASSLPWPVIIGIPAGAVFIFGTILLWLCQTKKKPCSPPAAAPVHRPQPRDRICVSQVPDKDCISSINYEEYVAQQQHLLSQGPALAPPMASKMYPKIYTDIHTHTHSHVEGKVHQHQHIQYQC
- the FGFRL1 gene encoding fibroblast growth factor receptor-like 1 isoform X3 produces the protein MCFGFKGPPRIADKVIHRQSVRLGRTIKLLCPVEGDPPPLTMWMKDGRTIHSGWTRFRILQQGLKIKEVESEDAGTYICKATNGFGSTNVNYTLIVIDDASSGKDSQVPEGSNGEYEDHSGKQWARPRFTQPAKMRRRVIARPVGSSIRLKCVASGNPRPDITWLKDNKPLTPQEIGENKKKKWTLNLKNLKPEDSGKYTCRVFNKVGEINATYKVEVIQRTRSKPILTGTHPVNTTVDYGGTTSFQCKVRSDVKPVIQWLKRVEYGTESKYNSTIDVGGQKFVVLPTGEVWSRPDGSYLNKLMITRAKEEDAGMYICLGANTMGYSFRSAFLTVLPDPKPPSAPVPPSSASSLPWPVIIGIPAGAVFIFGTILLWLCQTKKKPCSPPAAAPVHRPQPRDRICVSQVPDKDCISSINYEEYVAQQQHLLSQGPALAPPMASKMYPKIYTDIHTHTHSHVEGKVHQHQHIQYQC
- the FGFRL1 gene encoding fibroblast growth factor receptor-like 1 isoform X4 encodes the protein MWMKDGRTIHSGWTRFRILQQGLKIKEVESEDAGTYICKATNGFGSTNVNYTLIVIDDASSGKDSQVPEGSNGEYEDHSGKQWARPRFTQPAKMRRRVIARPVGSSIRLKCVASGNPRPDITWLKDNKPLTPQEIGENKKKKWTLNLKNLKPEDSGKYTCRVFNKVGEINATYKVEVIQRTRSKPILTGTHPVNTTVDYGGTTSFQCKVRSDVKPVIQWLKRVEYGTESKYNSTIDVGGQKFVVLPTGEVWSRPDGSYLNKLMITRAKEEDAGMYICLGANTMGYSFRSAFLTVLPDPKPPSAPVPPSSASSLPWPVIIGIPAGAVFIFGTILLWLCQTKKKPCSPPAAAPVHRPQPRDRICVSQVPDKDCISSINYEEYVAQQQHLLSQGPALAPPMASKMYPKIYTDIHTHTHSHVEGKVHQHQHIQYQC